One genomic window of Serinus canaria isolate serCan28SL12 chromosome 4, serCan2020, whole genome shotgun sequence includes the following:
- the SLC25A4 gene encoding ADP/ATP translocase 1 has product MGDQALSFVKDFLAGGIAAAVSKTAVAPIERVKLLLQVQHASKQITADKQYKGIVDCIVRIPKEQGIASFWRGNLANVIRYFPTQALNFAFKDKYKQIFLGGVDKHKQFWRYFAGNLASGGAAGATSLCFVYPLDFARTRLAADVGKGATEREFSGLGDCIVKIFKSDGLKGLYQGFSVSVQGIIIYRAAYFGVYDTAKGMLPDPKNVHIIVSWMIAQSVTAVAGLVSYPFDTVRRRMMMQSGRKGADIMYKGTIDCWRKIAKDEGSKAFFKGAWSNVLRGMGGAFVLVLYDEIKKYV; this is encoded by the exons ATGGGTGACCAAGCGCTCAGCTTCGTCAAGGACTTTCTGGCCGGCGGGATCGCCGCCGCCGTCTCCAAGACGGCTGTCGCCCCCATCGAGAGAGTGAAGTTGCTGCTGCAG gtCCAGCATGCCAGCAAACAGATCACGGCCGATAAGCAGTACAAGGGCATCGTGGACTGCATAGTCCGCATCCCCAAGGAGCAGGGCATCGCCTCCTTCTGGAGAGGCAACTTGGCCAATGTCATCCGGTACTTCCCCACCCAGGCCCTTAACTTCGCCTTCAAGGACAAGTACAAGCAGATCTTCCTGGGCGGAGTGGACAAGCACAAGCAGTTCTGGCGCTACTTCGCAGGAAACCTTGCGTCCGGGGGTGCCGCGGGAGCCACCTCCCTCTGCTTCGTCTACCCTCTGGATTTTGCCAGGACCCGGCTGGCGGCTGATGTGGGCAAAGGAGCCACCGAGAGGGAGTTCTCTGGCCTGGGCGACTGCATTGTCAAGATCTTTAAGTCTGATGGCTTGAAGGGCTTGTACCAAGGATTTAGTGTGTCTGTCCAGGGCATCATCATCTACAGAGCAGCCTACTTTGGGGTATACGATACGGCCAAGG GTATGTTGCCTGATCCAAAGAATGTGCACATCATAGTGAGCTGGATGATTGCCCAGAGTGTCActgcagtggcagggctggTTTCTTATCCTTTTGATACTGTGCGACGTAGGATGATGATGCAGTCTGGCCGAAAGGGAG CTGATATTATGTATAAGGGCACAATTGATTGCTGGAGGAAGATAGCAAAAGACGAAGGATCCAAAGCGTTCTTCAAGGGTGCCTGGTCGAATGTGTTGAGAGGCATGGGCGGAGCTTTTGTATTAGTACTTTATGATGAAATCAAGAAGTATGTCTAA